In one Colletotrichum destructivum chromosome 2, complete sequence genomic region, the following are encoded:
- a CDS encoding Putative AMMECR1 domain-containing protein — protein sequence MASVEHCLYCFEALASHLEKRPGLALKEIQRSWPEYVKTLGDGRDGSKKLLPALQRLADPASDSASASSGSSFSLAAETPATSTNSLSGDDDDDGPITESPLFVTWNTISPSSGHRSLRGCIGTFEAQDLEDGLSSYALTSALHDMRFPPVEASELPSLEVAVTLLTDFEEADDAMDWTLGVHGLRISFTHHGKRYGATYLPDVAVEQEWTKEETLISLMRKAGWMGSKSKWRDVELKVVRYQGKKDSLEYGEYKKWADWVKNNKSKSG from the coding sequence ATGGCTTCTGTGGAACACTGCCTTTACTGCTTTGAGGCTCTGGCTTCGCACCTGGAGAAGCGTCCGGGTCTCGCCCTCAAGGAGATTCAGCGATCATGGCCCGAATACGTAAAGACGCTCGGTGACGGCAGGGACGGCAGCAAGAAGCTCCTCCCTGCCTTGcagcgcctcgccgacccggCGAGTGACTCGGcatccgcctcctccggTTCCAGCTTCTcgctggccgccgagacACCCGCGACGTCGACCAACTCCCTttccggcgacgacgacgacgatggacCCATCACCGAATCCCCGCTCTTCGTCACATGGAACACCATCTCACCAAGCTCGGGCCACCGCTCGCTGCGGGGTTGCATCGGCACCTTTGAGGCGCaggacctcgaggacggcctgtCGAGCTACGCCCTCACGTCGGCGCTCCACGACATGCGATTTCCGCCCGTCGAGGCGTCGGAGCTGCCCTCGCTCGAGGTGGCCGTGACGCTGCTCACCGACTTTgaagaggccgacgacgccatggACTGGACCCTCGGCGTGCACGGCCTGCGTATCAGCTTCACCCACCACGGCAAGCGGTATGGCGCCACATACCTCCctgacgtcgccgtcgagcaggagtggaccaaggaggagacgCTCATAAGCCTGATGCGCAAGGCCGGTTGGATGGGCAGCAAGAGCAAGTGGCGCGACGTTGAGCTCAAGGTTGTGCGCTACCAGGGCAAGAAGGATTCGTTGGAGTACGGCGAGTACAAGAAGTGGGCAGACTGGGTCAAGAACAACAAGTCAAAGTCTGGCTGA